In Helianthus annuus cultivar XRQ/B chromosome 3, HanXRQr2.0-SUNRISE, whole genome shotgun sequence, a single window of DNA contains:
- the LOC110932661 gene encoding alpha-glucan water dikinase 1, chloroplastic → MPWSGDEGQQRWEQAWIAIKKVWASKWNKRAYFSTRKVKLDHDLLCMAVLVQEIINADYAFVIHTTNPSSGDPSEIYAEVVKGLGETLFGAYPGRALSLIAKKDKLDSPKVLGYPSKPIGLFIRRSIIFRSASNGEDLEGYDCA, encoded by the exons ATGCCATGGTCTGGGGATGAAGGTCAGCAGAGATGGGAACAAGCATGGATTGCTATAAAGAAG GTTTGGGCTTCAAAATGGAACAAGAGAGCGTACTTTAGTACAAGAAAAGTGAAGCTAGATCATGACCTCTTATGTATGGCTGTCCTGGTTCAGGAAATAATAAATGCTGACTATGCATTTGTTATTCATACCACAAATCCATCTTCAGGAGATCCATCAGAGATATACGCCGag GTTGTAAAGGGACTTGGGGAGACTTTGTTCGGAGCTTATCCAGGTCGGGCTTTAAGTTTAATTGCCAAGAAAGACAAGCTTGACTCTCCTAAG GTTTTGGGTTACCCAAGCAAACCCATTGGCCTTTTCATAAGAAGATCCATTATTTTCCGATCTGCATCCAATGGTGAAGATCTTGAAGGCTATGATTGTGCATAA